The DNA segment TTCGGGTGTAAGAATAAGGGCAGTGAAATACGCGACTTAGTCTTATCCGTGCCTTCTGGGTTAATCACGCGGTGTGAGGTCGATGGGAAGTAACCGCCCGAGGCTTCCTGCAACATATCACCAATGTTGATGATAATGTTGCCAAAATCGCTTGGCACATCTAACCAAGAGCCGTCTTTGGCTTTGACTTGCAGCCCTGGCTCGTTGGCCGCGGGCAGCACAGTGATAAGGTTAATATCTTCGTGGGCCGCAGCGCGGATAGCGCCCATTTCTTCATCGCCCGTCATCGGTGGGTAATGCAGAATGCGTAGCAGGGTTTTGTGGCTGTCGGCAATCATTTCTGGCAGCGGGATAGAGAATTTGGCTTTAACCTCGTCTGGCGAGTAGGTTTCAATCCACTCTAACAGTTCAGCGGCCAGCGCATTGGCTTTTTCATAGTAGGCCAGAATATTGACACGCAAAGAATCTGGAATACGACCCCAAGGGTACACGTGGTAATACTCTTTGATGTCTTTAACCGTGTGACCTTTTGCGGTTTCAGAAATCGACGCGGGGAAGAAGCCATCGTGGGTTTCACGATTGAACATAAATTCGTTCTTAGCGTCAGAATTGAAAAAGGCTTGCCACTCAGTGTAAATGCTTTCGACCAGCTCTTTATCGATAGGGTGGTTAGAGAGCACACCAAAGCCCGTTTCACGTAGGGATTCGACAAAGCGTTTGGCGCTATCGGCTGCGCGATAATCAATGGTTTCTAATTTCATATTGTTTCTACTTGTTATATATGGTTGTTAACCAAACACTTTCTAAGGATAAAGGTAAGGAGTCGTTGCCACTTATCTCATTATCGGTATGGTGCGCTAAGCCCTAGTGCAAAGCGGCCAAAATAGAAAGCATTTGGGTAGAGAATTGACCCGCAGCAAGTGTAGCTTTGCACTCTGCTTGGTGCAAACATTGAAAACGATAGGCGTAGAGCATTGCTGAATTTTCCTCCAGTTATTTAAGCAATGGCTCAATCAACAGGATTTTATCGACTAAAGCGGCTACTATGCCAAAAAGCCAATTCAGGCCGAGGCGCAATAAACCTGAGGAATAAACGGTCTTATGCAGGCGAATACCTTAGGAGCTAAAGGAGACTTTTATGAACAAACTGACTGATTTTGAACGCTATGTCATAGAAGAAAAGGGCACAGAACGTCCCTTTAGCGGTGAGTACTATAAACATGACGCTAAAGGCGTGTATTTGTGCAAAAAATGCCATGCACCTTTGTATCGCTCAGAAGATAAGTTTAATGCCCACTGTGGTTGGCCAGCCTTCGATGATGAAATTCCGGGTGCAGTGAGTCGTCATGTCGACGCCGATGGTCGCCGTACTGAAATCGTTTGTAGCCAGTGTGGCGGTCATTTAGGCCATGTGTTTGAAGGGGAATATTTAACGCCGAAGAATATTCGTCACTGCGTTAATTCTGTCTCCATGGTGTTTCAAGCCGCCGATGAGGTGACAACATCGACGCATAAAACGGCCTTTGCGACCTTTGGTGCGGGTTGTTTTTGGTGTGTTGAAGCGATTTTTAAGAGCCTTAAGGGCGTGCTGAATGTCAGCTCTGGTTACTCGGGCGGCGAGGCGAGCGATGCCGATTATAAGTCGGTGTGTTCGGGATTAACTGGGCATGCTGAAGTGGTGCACATCGAGTTTGACCCCGCGCAAATAAGCTTTACAACGCTGCTGCAGGTGTTATTTGAGAGTCACGATCCCACCACGCTTAATCGCCAAGGCAACGATAAAGGGCCGCAGTATCGCTCCGTCGTATTTGCCCACGATGCGGCGCAGATTGAAGAGACTAACGCCATGATTACAAAGTTAACCGAGGCAAGGGTATTTGATGCGCCGATCGTCACCCAAGTGGTGGCCTTTGAGTCTTTTTATCCCGCTGAGGATTACCACAATGATTATTTCGCCCTGCATGGCGAGCAGCCCTATTGCCAGATTGTGGTGCGGCCAAAGGTTGAAAAGGTAAGAGCCCTATTTGCCGAGCTACAAGTATAAGCTTAATGTGCGGGCAAATTGATGGATAAAAAACGCCACCGATAGGGTGGCGTTTTCGTTAATGCTTGGCTGAAAACTCAGCGAGTTAGCGGGATTGCGCTAACCACTCGGCATATTGTTTCGCGTAATAGCTGACAATTAAATCGGCGCCCGCACGCTTTAATCCGATAAAGGCTTCGGTGACGACGTCGCGCTCATCGAGGGCGCCAGCCAGAGCGGCAAACTTAATGCCGGCATATTCGCCGCCAACCTGATAAGCCGCTAAGGGAAGGTGGGTTTCCTGTCTAAGGCGACTTAACACATCCAAATAGGGCGTGCCGGGTTTGACCATCAAAATATCCGCCCCTTCCTCTTCATCGAGCAGTGCTTCGAGCAAGGCTTGGCGACCATTGGCGTAATCGAGCTGGTAGCCTTTACGGTTTCCGCTAAGTTCACAATCTACCGCGGCCCTAAAAGGCCCATAGAAGGAGGAGGCGAACTTGGCAGCGTGGGCCAAAATGGCAATGTGCTCAAAGCCTGCTTCATCCAGCCCTTGGCGGATGGCTTTAATCTGGCCGTCCATCATGGCCGATGGCGCCAGCATATCGGCTCCGGCTTTGGCGGCAGTAATGGATTGTTTGACTAAGTTAGCCACGGTTTGATCGTTACAGACTTCGTCATGGTGCAATACGCCGCAGTGTCCGTGGTCGGTATATTCACAAAAACAAATATCGGGGATCACCATCATCTCTGGTGCGGCGGTTTTGATGGTGCGGATCATTCGCGCGAGTAAGCCATTGTCATCCCAAGTGTCGCTGCCCTGTGCATCTTTGGTGTGCGAAATTCCAAAGGGCATCACATAGCGGATCCCTAGGGCGTAAAGCCTTTGGATCTCATCGGAAAGCGCACTCTCGGGCAGACGGCAGATCCCCGGCAAGGTTGAAATGGGTACGGCTTGGCTGATGTGCTCTTCGATGAAGAGTGGGTGAACCAAGTCGCTTAGGGAAATCTGGGTTTCACGCACTAGGTCACGCATGGCCTCGGTGCGGCGCAGGCGTCTTAAACGGCGAAGGGGTTTAAGGTTTGTTTTGAATGTACTGCTCATTGAATTTCCTTATTTAAAGAGTGCAAAGCATCACGCGAAGCTTCGCGTAAGTGGGAGAGAGTAAAAACGATGCTTAGGACGTGCTTGTTTTGGTGAACTTGATTAAGTGAGACAAAAGCTTCAGCACTGTTTGCTCTGACCTAAAATAGGGTAAAAGTTTCCAAGTATTTGGACAAAGGCCTAAGAGGTTGTTGAGTTAGTGATGGCGATCACAAACCGAGCGCTAAGCTAATCGATCTATTAGCCGCCGCTTTTAAGCCTTTGCTTTCGATTATTTGATGTTATCATTTGCGCCAATTTACACTTGGTATAGTGCAGGACCTAATAAGTCACTTTTCGTCTGTCCAACTATACCCACAGCGCGGTTTTTATATGACAACACCCCAAGACTCTGTTTGTATTCTCGCCCTCGACACTTGTACCGAAGCTTGTTCGGCTGCCCTGTATTATCAAGGACAGGTTTTTGCTGAGTTAGCCGATGCGCCTCGGGAGCATAGTCAGCGTTTATTGCCTATGGTGGAAGCCGTATTAAAACAAGCCAATGTCGGCTTAGATAAACTGGATGCCATTGCCTACGGCCGTGGGCCAGGCAGTTTTACGGGGATCCGTATTTGCACCAGCATGACTCAAGGTTTAGCCCTAGGGTTAGACTTACCCGTGATCGGCATTTCCACCTTAGCGGCCATGGCACAAATGGCGATTGCTGAGCACGCTGCCGAGCAAGTGCTCTGTTGTATCGATGCGCGCATGGGAGAAGTGTACTGGGGTCAATTCGTTGCCGTCGATGGCATTGCCACCTTAGTCGGTAAAGAGGTCGTGAGTGCGCCAGAGCATGTTGAACTGACATTCGATCTTAATAAAGCCATTGTCGGCTGTGGCACTGGGTTTGATGCTTATCCCGAGTTATTAGCGTTAGGCAGCGGCATTACCTCTTTAGTGGCGGTGAAGTATCCCGATGCCCGTGCCATGTTAGCGCTGGCCGAAGCGGGTATAAAAGCGGGATTAACCAGCAGTGTCGATGAACTCGAACCAGTGTACCTACGTGATACTGTGACATGGAAAAAGTTACCGGGACGTGAATAAACTGTTCATTCTTCCCCGTGATACGTTAGAATCTAAACTGTCTGCATGGGTTCTCGATGCAGACATTAATTCCTAGTTAGGCATCCGTCACAACCGCCTAACAAGGTTAACTAGGCTAATAGGATATAAACTGGGCATTTCGATGCAGGTAAATTCGCTTCAAACGAGTTTGACACAAGCGGTTGCGAGTAATCGCCCCGCAGTCATACAGGGAATGTCGCCCACTGAAGCGTCGCGCCCTGTGATTGAGCTCGATGCGGTTTCTGCCTTAGCCTTTGATGATACCGCGGAAGGTTCATCACAAAACCTACAATCCAGACTCGGTGCCCAGCTCGAATACGAACAAAGCACCCGAGGTCATCAAGGGGCTATCGCCCAATACCTTCAAACGCAACATGCCGCCAAACGTGAAGAAATTCAGCAGATGGTCGGCGTGGATATTTATGCCTGATAGTGCGCCCGTGTCTTCTCAATCCCGTTTAACTCCTCGTCTAACTGGCGGTCTTCCTAGCCGCGGTTTGTTTATCATCGAACTGATGCTGGCACTCATATTGACGCGCATTCCTTACCTTAGCGTGCCTTTTAAGTGGTTAGAGAGCTATTTTCACGAGTTGTCCCATGGGATAGCGACAGTGCTCAGTGGCGGCATAGTGAGTCATATACAACTCTTTCCCAATGGTGCGGGTTTTTGCTTTAGCCAAGGAGGCTCGCCACTGGTGATTGGATTTGCGGGCTATTTTGGCGCAGCCTGTTGGGGATACCTTATTTATCTGCTAGCAACTTGGCCTAAGGGCATTCGCCTAAGCTTTGCGTTTTTAGGCGGTTTAGTGGTGTTAAGTGGCCTGCTGTGGGGGCGGGATTTACTGACTTTAGCCATTTTAGCTTTGCTGACGATAGTGTTATTACTGCCGCTAAAACTCAGCAAAAATAAACTCCTCACGCAATTTTTACGCATTATTGGCCTGATGATCATGCTCAATGCGCTGGCAAGCCCGACGGTATTGCTCGGGCTCGAAGGGCAGGGCGATGCGGTACTGTTGGCCGAGCGTTCATGGATCCCGGCATGGATTTGGGTCGCCATTTGGCTATTTTGCAGTATCTGCGCCTTGTTCATGGCTTGGCGCCGGGTGGACTCCGCTACCTCTCGCTAATCTATGGCGGCATCCTGCCACTATGACTTCACAAATATTTACAGCCTAAATAGTCAACTTATGCGGCTAATTCTTGGATTTTTTTATATAGACTGCTAGCTTAAGTCTTCGGTATCCAAGGAGAATTATTATGAAAAAAGTCACACTCGTCGCCAGTATGCTGATTGCTGGTTTATGTTCAGGTATGGCCTATGCCGATGAAGGCTTGGATAAGGCCATTAAGAGCGAATTTCGCCAAGCGAAAAACGCCAGCCGTGATATTTACCGTCATCCCGCTGAAACCCTCACATTTTTTGGTATCACCCCGACACAAACCGTCATTGAACTCTGGCCTGGCAATGGCTGGTACACCGAAATTCTCGCCCCTTATTTAGCGCCTAAGGGGCAGTATATTGCCGCCAGTTTCGAAACGACCCCCAGCACGGACACCCCAGGTAATCGCTATCGCGCCAATGCGGGCGTGAAATTCGATACTTGGATGACGGCCAATAAAGCCTTATTCGGTAATGCAAAAATGGTGGTTCTCGACCCTCCGGCCAAGATGAATTTAGGTGCCGATGGCAGTGCGGACTTGGTATTAACCTTCCGTAACTTACATAACTGGGCCTCAAGCGATCAGCTCGAAAACGTGTTTGCCGCCTCCTATAAAGTGCTGAAAGATGGCGGTGTGTTTGGCGTGGTCGAACATAGAGCCAATAAAGGCATGAATATGAGCACGGGCTACATGGACCAAGACGAGATGATCGCGCTGGCCAAAAAAGTGGGTTTTACCTTAGCCGAAAGCTCTGAAATCAACGCCAATCCAAAAGACACTAAGGACTACGCGAAGGGAGTTTGGACGCTGCCACCTTCGTTTGCCTTAGGCGATACCGATAAGGAAAAATACCAAGCAATTGGTGAGAGCGATCGCATGACGCTTAAATTTATCAAAAAATCGCGCTAATCACCTGACATTAGAGGCAATATGTGGCAATCTTTCGCCCCCAAAAATCAAGTCGAGTTTGTGTTACCCCATATCAAGCTGAGTGGTCGATTGTGGGGAGCGAAAGATAAGCCGTTATTGCTCGCGTTGCATGGCTGGTTAGACAATGCGAACAGCTTTGAGCCTCTCGCTGAGTATTTGCCTCATTATCAAATACTTGCCATAGATTGGCCCGGTCATGGCTTTTCAGCGCATCGGCCGGGACATTATCCATTGCATTGGATTGACTATTTATACGATCTCGATGCGTTACTGGCGATGTTGCCACAAAAGCCGTTGGCCATCATAGGGCATTCGTTAGGGGGCATTATTGCCTCGGCGTATACCGCAACCTTTCCTGAAAAGGTCAACAAACTGATTTTGATTGAGGCGTTAAGCCCATTATTTGAGTCGGTGACTCAAGCGAAAACGCGACTGCGAAAGAGTTTTTATCAGCACGAGAAGTTTTTAGCCCAAAAGCATAAACAGCTAAAAGTCTACGACAACATGGACACCGCAGTAAAAGCCAGAGTGCACTTAACGGGGCTGGCCGAGCCTTGGTGCCGCTTGTTACTCGAGCGCAATATGCAACCTACCACCGATGGTGTTGCGTGGCGCAGTGATCCAAGATTAAGGCTCGACTCGCCCATGCGGCTGACCTTTGAGCAGGTCGATGCATTGATGCAGCATATTTCGGTCTCGACCTTATTAATCTGCGGTAAACAGGGCTTTAGCCAGTTGCAGGCGGCGCTGCCTAAGGCGAGGAAATGGTTCACACACTTGTCGGAACATATGCTCGAGGGCGACCATCATGTGCACATGGATAACGCCAAAGGGGTCGCGCACTTGATCCAGCAGTTTGTCGAATAATCGCTTTTGCTTACATAAAAAAGACGCTAGGTTTTTTGTTTTTTTTATGTGATGATGATCAAAATTAAAACGCCCGTATGATTTATGCGGGTCAATCAATAACAATAAAATGTAAGTCGGTATTTTAACTCGGTATTTGTCGAGTATTGACGGTAGTAGGGATACCGTGTCCGCAGTTGTGGGGATTTAGGAGAAAGTAGTGGATCAGCCTTGGATTAATCATTTGCCAAAAGATGTACCTGCTGAGATTAATGCGGATCAGTATTCATCGCTCGTCGATATGTTCGAGACGGCGGTGGCCAAATATGCGGATCAACCGGCATTTATCAACATGGGTGCCACGCTAACTTACCGTAAACTTGAAGAACGCAGCCGTGCGTTTGCCGCTTATCTGCAAAATGAATTAAAGCTACAAAAGGGTGACCGTGTCGCCCTGATGATGCCGAACCTGCTGCAATATCCCATTGCACTGTTTGGTATTTTACGTGCAGGCATGGTGGTGGTGAACGTTAACCCGCTTTACACTCCCCGCGAATTAAAGCACCAATTAGTCGACTCTGGCGCTAAGGCCATTGTGGTCGTATCAAACTTTGCCCGTACCTTGGAAGAAGTTGTCGACCAGACGCCAGTTAAAAGCGTGATTATCACCGGGCTTGGGGATCTGCTGAGCGCGCCAAAACGCACCTTAGTTAACTTTGTGGTCAAATACATCAAAAAACTGGTGCCTAAATACGACTTACCCCATGCACTTTCAATGCGCGAAACCCTCTCCAGAGGGCGCAGAATGCAGTATGTCAAACCCGTTATTACGGGCGACGACTTAGCCTTTTTGCAATACACAGGTGGAACGACTGGGGTGTCAAAGGGCGCCATGTTGACCCACAGAAACGTGGTCGCAAACGTATTACAGGCCAATGGTGCCTATTCACCGGCACTGCGTGATGGCAACGAATTTGTGGTAACAGCCTTGCCGCTTTACCATATTTTTGCCTTAACAGTGAACTGCTTATTGTTCTTACATAAGGGCAGTCAAAACTTGTTAATCACCAATCCGCGGGATATTCCAGGCTTTGTGGCCGAACTGAAAAAATATCCTTTTACGGCGCTGACTGGCGTCAATACCCTGTTTAATGCGTTGGTGAACAGCAGCGATTTTGCGGAACTGGATTTTTCTCGCCTAAAATTATCCATTGGTGGCGGGATGGCGGTACAAAAAGCCGTAGCCGATAAATGGCAAAGTATCACTAAAACCCGTTTACTCGAAGGTTACGGTTTAACCGAAGCGTCACCGCTACTAACATGCTGCCCCTATAACTTAGATGGCTACAACGGTTCTATCGGTTTCCCTGCGCCATCAACCTTAATTCAAGTGCGTGATGATGCGGGTAATGTGTTGCCACAGGGCGAGACAGGTGAGCTGTTTGGTAAAGGTCCACAGATCATGAAAGGCTACTGGCAGCGTCCAGAGGAAACAGCCAAAGTGATTGATAAAGACGGCTGGCTTGCCACCGGTGATATCGGCAATATGGATGAACAAGGTTTCTTCTATATCGTCGACCGTAAAAAAGACATGATTTTGGTTTCGGGCTTCAACGTCTTCCCCAATGAAGTCGAAGAAGTGGTTGCGTTACATCCTAAAGTGATTGAAGTGGCTGCGGTTGGCGTGCCAAATGACGCCAGCGGTGAATTAGTGAAGGTGTTTGTGGTGGCAAAAGATAAATCTTTAACCGCTGATGACATCATTAAGCATTGCCGCGCGCATTTAACGGGATATAAAGTACCGAAGCTGGTAGAATTTAGGGACGAGTTACCTAAAACCAACGTGGGTAAGATCTTGCGACGAGAACTTCGAGACGAAGTGAAGCGCGCGTAAGATTGAAGCCGGCAATGAGCCGGCTTTTGTTTTTATGGACGGTGCTTAACCCACAGGAACTGGAGAAGAATTTGTCAGTGTTTCAGTATGTGAGCGACGAAGCTAGCCTCAATGCCCTCGTCGCTCAATATCAACAGAGTCCGCTACTCGTGTTAGATACCGAGTTTGTGCGCACACGTACCTATTACGCTAAGCTTGGCCTCATTCAAGCCTATGATGGTAAAACCTTAGCCTTAATTGACCCTGTCGCGCTGCCAGATCTCAGTGCATTTTGGTCTTTGCTGGATAATCCCAACATCATCAAATTGGTGCATTCGTGCAGCGAGGATTTAGAAGTCTTCGCCCACTATGGTCAGCGTCAACCTACGCCTTTGTTCGATAGCCAAATCGCAGCCTCTTTATGTGGCATGGGCCATGGCCTAGGTTATGCCAAGTTAGTTGAAACCTGCTTAGGTGAAGTGATTGATAAAGGTGAGTCGCGCACCGACTGGATGCGCCGCCCTTGACTGAGGCGCAGCTGAGCTACGCCGCCAACGATGTGTTGTATCTGTATCAACTCTATCCGCAACTTGCCGACAAGCTTAAGGCGCAAGATCGCTTAGGCTGGCTGTATGAAGAAGGCGAGCGAATGACAGAAGGGCGCTTAGCTGCGCCAGATATAGATACTGCGTACCTGAGAGTGAAGAATGCCTTTCAGCTCACTGAACATCAGTTGGCCTACCTTAAAGTGTTGGCTAAGTGGCGCTTAGAAAAAGCCTTAGCGCGGGATTTAGCCTTGGGTTTTGTGATTAAAGATCACGGCCTGATCGCGCTAGCGAAGAAGCAGCCTAAGAGCATGGGCGATTTGCTTAAACTGAACGATTTGACCGAGCAAGAGAAACGCATTCACGGTAAAGATATTTTACGGGTGATGCAGACCGCGGATTTAAGCAATCCACCCGAATTAGTGGATGTCTTAGCGCTCAAACCTGGCTACAAATCGGCCTTTAAGAATATTAAAACCTGCTTAACTGAACTGTGTGAGCAGCATGCCATCCCGATGGAGATGCTGGGCTCTAAACGTCATATTCATGAGTATTTACAATGGCGTTGGGATAAACAGCAGGGTGAGTTACCGACGGTCTTAAGTGGCTGGCGTGGACACATTGCCGCCGAGTCGTTGGCAAAGCTTGAAGTCTAATTTGAGGGCTGATTAATACATAATCTGCAGTAATATTGAGGTCTTGGCGCGTTGTTAAGGCCTTTCCCTCTGATATCAAGGCTTAGCTTATTTCGCCTAAGATTCGACAAACACGCAGCAGAAAGCGTCATCCCCGTGATGAGGATGACGCCAACGCTCGACTTATCTGTCAGGCAATGTGACGTTAAGTTCGAGTACCGACAGGTTATCGTCGTTCTGATCTAACTGCACAGAAACTTGATCATCAGAAATATGCACATATTTGCGGATAACGGCGATAATTTCTTGTTTCATCTGTGGAAAATAATCCGGGGTATCCCGTTGTCCACGTTGATGGGCCACAATAATTTGTAGTCGCTCTTTTGCCATTACCGCAGTGCTAGGCTTTTTCTTGCTTTTGAAATAGTCGAGTAAAGACATAATTAGCTACCAAATATCCGTTGTAAGAAACCTTTTTTCTCTTCCGTAATGAAGCGTACTGGCACATCTTCACCCAGTAAACGCGCGACTGTATCACTGTAAGCCGCACCTGCATCACTCTCTTGATCGATAATCACAGGCACACCCGAGTTAGAGGCCTTGAGTACAGATTGTGATTCAGGGATAACACCAAGTAATTCAATGGCAAGGATTTCTTTTACATCGTCAACACTTAACATTTCGCCCGATTTTACGCGACTCGGCGAATAACGAGTCAGCAGTAAGTACTCTTTTATCGGCTCTAAATTCAGTTCGGCGCGGCGTGACTTGCTCTGCAACATGCCCAGAATACGGTCAGAGTCGCGAACCGAGCTCACTTCAGGGTTGGTGGTCACAATGGCGATGTCGGCAAAGTACAGTGCCATCATTGCGCCTTGCTCGATCCCTGCGGGAGAGTCACAAATAATAAAATCAAATTCTTTCGCTAAATCATCGAGCACACGACCCACGCCTTCTTTGGTCAGTGCATCTTTATCGCGGGTTTGCGATGCAGGCAGTACAAACAGTTTTTCACAGCGTTTGTCTTTAATCAGTGCCTGATTTAAATTGGCTTCGCCGTTGATCACATTGACAAAGTCATAGACGACGCGGCGCTCGCAGCCCATGATCAAATCTAAGTTACGTAAACCAATATCGAAATCGATAACAACAGTTTTATGCCCTTGTATTGCAAGTCCAGTTGCAATCGCCGCACTGGATGTGGTTTTACCAACACCACCTTTACCTGAAGTGACAACAATAATTTGTGCCATGTTTCTCTCTATCCTTTTTTATGCCATTTAGAGGGGCAATGATTCAACGATAAGCGACTCGCCATTTAAGCGAATGCAGCCGCTTTTATCTGAGCTATGTTGTTGTAGATTTTCAGCGAGCCAATATTGCCCTGCTATTGAAACTAATTCAGCCTCGAGGGAATGGGCGATGATCACCGCGCTGCTGTCGCCGGCCGCGCCCGCCATGGCTTTTCCTCGTAATGCGCCATAAATATGAATGCTACCATCGGCGATGACTTCAGCGCCATTACCTACGGCACCAAATATGATTAAATCGCCATTTTTTGCATAGACCTGCTGGCCAGAGCGGATATTTTGCTTCAAAACCTTCGTTTGACGCGGCGCGGAGGGGGCGTCACGCTTTGTTTGCCGGCTTTGACAATGGCAAGTCCTAAGGTTTTGGCTTGATTGCTGAGGGCGGTTGTTGCCCCAGTGATCCCCACGATAACTAACTGGCGGGAAAGTAATAACTCTTTTAAGCCATGTAAATTGAAATCGTTATCTTGGATGGCGCTGAGATTGACGACTAAAGGGGCACCCAGAAAAAATTGAGGGGCTTGTGCCAATTTGCTATCTAATTCAGCCATGACAGCATTTAAGTCGCTGCTATTGATATGAAGCACTGAAAGAGTAAAAGAAGCGCCTTTTAACTCTAAGCTAGGTTTTGACATCCCGGCACTATTCTCCAGAAATCATCAGTCGGTTCGCTGATTTTACAATTAAATTACTAGGCGACCATGTTATAGTGTGCCCCATTGACTGGCAAGTTTGAACTATTGGATATTTATACTCTTATGCTATGTGCGGTTTATAAAAGTAGTCGAAAGGCTGAAACTTATTTATTTGTGAACAAAAGGGACTGCTTTGATGATGTTCCCCAAGCGCTGTTGGATATGTTTGGCGTGCCTCAGTTAGTGATGGTGTTCCCCATTGCTAAGCGTGAATCCCTCGGTATCGCCGATATTCAAAAGGTCAGAGCAGCACTCGAGGAAAAGGGTTTTTATTTACAAATTCCGCCACCGCAGGTTAATTTATTGGCCGAACACAGAGAAAGTCTTGGGATTAAAGACTAGCCCATAAACTGCGGACAAAGGTATATGCCAAAGACCCTCCTTAAACGCGTTGCAGCATGTACATTGATTTTCTTGCCCTTGATAAGCCATAGCACGCTAGGGCAAGATGCTTCCTTCAACGATTACCTCCTTAAGCTAAAACAAGAGGCAAGTGCCCAAGGCATTAGCCAAGCGACGATCAACGCCGCTTTCCCGCAGATAAAACGCTTTAAAAAAGCCAATGTGGCCGCAGCGCCAAGCCAATCTAAAACCCTTGAAACCTATTTGCCAGAAGTCGTTCCAGAATGGAAGGTGGATACGGCGCGCGTGCTCTTTAACGAGCATGAGGTGCTATTGAGCAATATTGCTGATAAGTATCAAGTGCAGC comes from the Shewanella seohaensis genome and includes:
- a CDS encoding isopenicillin N synthase family dioxygenase, producing the protein MKLETIDYRAADSAKRFVESLRETGFGVLSNHPIDKELVESIYTEWQAFFNSDAKNEFMFNRETHDGFFPASISETAKGHTVKDIKEYYHVYPWGRIPDSLRVNILAYYEKANALAAELLEWIETYSPDEVKAKFSIPLPEMIADSHKTLLRILHYPPMTGDEEMGAIRAAAHEDINLITVLPAANEPGLQVKAKDGSWLDVPSDFGNIIINIGDMLQEASGGYFPSTSHRVINPEGTDKTKSRISLPLFLHPNPSVVLSERYTADSYLMERLRELGVL
- a CDS encoding bifunctional methionine sulfoxide reductase B/A protein, encoding MNKLTDFERYVIEEKGTERPFSGEYYKHDAKGVYLCKKCHAPLYRSEDKFNAHCGWPAFDDEIPGAVSRHVDADGRRTEIVCSQCGGHLGHVFEGEYLTPKNIRHCVNSVSMVFQAADEVTTSTHKTAFATFGAGCFWCVEAIFKSLKGVLNVSSGYSGGEASDADYKSVCSGLTGHAEVVHIEFDPAQISFTTLLQVLFESHDPTTLNRQGNDKGPQYRSVVFAHDAAQIEETNAMITKLTEARVFDAPIVTQVVAFESFYPAEDYHNDYFALHGEQPYCQIVVRPKVEKVRALFAELQV
- the hemB gene encoding porphobilinogen synthase; translation: MSSTFKTNLKPLRRLRRLRRTEAMRDLVRETQISLSDLVHPLFIEEHISQAVPISTLPGICRLPESALSDEIQRLYALGIRYVMPFGISHTKDAQGSDTWDDNGLLARMIRTIKTAAPEMMVIPDICFCEYTDHGHCGVLHHDEVCNDQTVANLVKQSITAAKAGADMLAPSAMMDGQIKAIRQGLDEAGFEHIAILAHAAKFASSFYGPFRAAVDCELSGNRKGYQLDYANGRQALLEALLDEEEGADILMVKPGTPYLDVLSRLRQETHLPLAAYQVGGEYAGIKFAALAGALDERDVVTEAFIGLKRAGADLIVSYYAKQYAEWLAQSR
- the tsaB gene encoding tRNA (adenosine(37)-N6)-threonylcarbamoyltransferase complex dimerization subunit type 1 TsaB, which gives rise to MTTPQDSVCILALDTCTEACSAALYYQGQVFAELADAPREHSQRLLPMVEAVLKQANVGLDKLDAIAYGRGPGSFTGIRICTSMTQGLALGLDLPVIGISTLAAMAQMAIAEHAAEQVLCCIDARMGEVYWGQFVAVDGIATLVGKEVVSAPEHVELTFDLNKAIVGCGTGFDAYPELLALGSGITSLVAVKYPDARAMLALAEAGIKAGLTSSVDELEPVYLRDTVTWKKLPGRE
- a CDS encoding M50 family metallopeptidase; amino-acid sequence: MPDSAPVSSQSRLTPRLTGGLPSRGLFIIELMLALILTRIPYLSVPFKWLESYFHELSHGIATVLSGGIVSHIQLFPNGAGFCFSQGGSPLVIGFAGYFGAACWGYLIYLLATWPKGIRLSFAFLGGLVVLSGLLWGRDLLTLAILALLTIVLLLPLKLSKNKLLTQFLRIIGLMIMLNALASPTVLLGLEGQGDAVLLAERSWIPAWIWVAIWLFCSICALFMAWRRVDSATSR
- a CDS encoding class I SAM-dependent methyltransferase, with translation MKKVTLVASMLIAGLCSGMAYADEGLDKAIKSEFRQAKNASRDIYRHPAETLTFFGITPTQTVIELWPGNGWYTEILAPYLAPKGQYIAASFETTPSTDTPGNRYRANAGVKFDTWMTANKALFGNAKMVVLDPPAKMNLGADGSADLVLTFRNLHNWASSDQLENVFAASYKVLKDGGVFGVVEHRANKGMNMSTGYMDQDEMIALAKKVGFTLAESSEINANPKDTKDYAKGVWTLPPSFALGDTDKEKYQAIGESDRMTLKFIKKSR
- a CDS encoding alpha/beta hydrolase produces the protein MWQSFAPKNQVEFVLPHIKLSGRLWGAKDKPLLLALHGWLDNANSFEPLAEYLPHYQILAIDWPGHGFSAHRPGHYPLHWIDYLYDLDALLAMLPQKPLAIIGHSLGGIIASAYTATFPEKVNKLILIEALSPLFESVTQAKTRLRKSFYQHEKFLAQKHKQLKVYDNMDTAVKARVHLTGLAEPWCRLLLERNMQPTTDGVAWRSDPRLRLDSPMRLTFEQVDALMQHISVSTLLICGKQGFSQLQAALPKARKWFTHLSEHMLEGDHHVHMDNAKGVAHLIQQFVE
- the fadD gene encoding long-chain-fatty-acid--CoA ligase FadD, with product MDQPWINHLPKDVPAEINADQYSSLVDMFETAVAKYADQPAFINMGATLTYRKLEERSRAFAAYLQNELKLQKGDRVALMMPNLLQYPIALFGILRAGMVVVNVNPLYTPRELKHQLVDSGAKAIVVVSNFARTLEEVVDQTPVKSVIITGLGDLLSAPKRTLVNFVVKYIKKLVPKYDLPHALSMRETLSRGRRMQYVKPVITGDDLAFLQYTGGTTGVSKGAMLTHRNVVANVLQANGAYSPALRDGNEFVVTALPLYHIFALTVNCLLFLHKGSQNLLITNPRDIPGFVAELKKYPFTALTGVNTLFNALVNSSDFAELDFSRLKLSIGGGMAVQKAVADKWQSITKTRLLEGYGLTEASPLLTCCPYNLDGYNGSIGFPAPSTLIQVRDDAGNVLPQGETGELFGKGPQIMKGYWQRPEETAKVIDKDGWLATGDIGNMDEQGFFYIVDRKKDMILVSGFNVFPNEVEEVVALHPKVIEVAAVGVPNDASGELVKVFVVAKDKSLTADDIIKHCRAHLTGYKVPKLVEFRDELPKTNVGKILRRELRDEVKRA